One Setaria viridis chromosome 3, Setaria_viridis_v4.0, whole genome shotgun sequence DNA window includes the following coding sequences:
- the LOC117847892 gene encoding uncharacterized protein produces the protein MPPKRKSPAAAAPAAGSPRKTRSMAAAGKRGAAAYPAKAVTAKKKEEEAGVAEPKGRKRAKKDEAVTAVAEPKGRKRGKKEAEEAAPAAEENGGDAAAEGKRIVVEACTQCRHFKIRAQKVKEDLESSVPGVSVTINPQKPRRGCLEIREEGGEVFLSLLNMPRPFTPMKKLDMDEVIKDIAKKIS, from the exons ATGCCTCCCAAGCGCAagtccccggcggcggctgccccagcggCGGGGTCCCCGCGGAAGACGCGGagcatggccgccgccgggaaGCGGGGTGCGGCGGCTTATCCGGCGAAGGCGGTGACGgccaagaagaaggaggaggaggcgggggtggcCGAGCcgaaggggaggaagagggcCAAGAAGGACGAGGCGGTGACGGCGGTCGCCGAGCcgaaggggaggaagaggggcaagaaggaggcagaggaggcggcgccggcggcggaggagaatGGAGGCGATGCGGCGGCGGAAGGGAAGCGCATAGTTGTCGAGGCCTG CACTCAGTGCAGACACTTTAAGATCCGAGCTCAGAAGGTGAAGGAGGACTTGGAAAGTTCTGTTCCTGGGGTTTCGGTCACTATCAATCCTCAGAAG CCACGTCGTGGTTGCCTCGAGATACGTGAAGAAGGTGGTGAAGTGTTCTTATCACTGCTG AACATGCCACGCCCCTTCACACCAATGAAGAAGCTCGATATGGATGAGGTTATCAAGGACATCGCCAAGAAAATCTCCTAA